The sequence below is a genomic window from Corvus hawaiiensis isolate bCorHaw1 chromosome 17, bCorHaw1.pri.cur, whole genome shotgun sequence.
GCCTCTTGATCTACTCACACTATAATTAGATGCACCTTTTAGAACTGAAATTTAAGCTGTTCTGTTCCCTTTTTAAGCACATCTGCCTTCTATCACAACTTCTCTTTAGGATACTTTaggatatttttattaaataattcaaactagccacaaataaaaaattattattacacAGGTTTTATGTCCAGAGGTATAAAAGAAAGGTAACAAAATAAGACCTCTTTTTATCTGAGTAACAGTTAGAACTGCCTGTTGTATTTCTCAGACACAGACTCAGTTTAGCACACTGTTAGCTTCCAAAACCAGATCCTGCACATGCAACACAGAAGAATAAATCTGGTTGAACAAGGACAGACATACCAGGAGAGAAAACTGTCTGCAACTGTACGTGTGGTTCTGTACTGGAAAGGCACAATGTTCTCAATAATTCTGTGAGCTCTTATTACTGGGGCTTTTCTGCACCAAAAGAGAAACTACTAAGAGACCATGCACACAGTTTGaatcattattttcaaaaaaaactTTTGGGGGTTCATGctgtctttttgttttggtgtgaTAATAGAGATCTTTAGTTCAAAATACTCCTGATTTAACACCCATCATGTTGGGGATTTATTTGGCTTTTCAGTGTCATCTCTTCAACCTGCCTGGACCTACTTGGTCTCACTTTTTGGCCTCCCTGGACCCCTCCAGAGTCAAGACTTTAGACTCCTTGGAACTCtttaaaatccccttttcaGATTCATTGGATTTATCCAGTCTGAGCTCTTCATCCTCTGTGGAATTCTCCAGTCTCACTTCTTCATCCTCTCTGGACCTTTCAAGTCTCACATCTTCAGCTTCTTCAGACTTCTCCAGTACCTCCTCTTCAATTTCCTTAGAGCTCTCCAGTCTCACCTCTTCAGAGTCCTGGGAGCGCTCCAGTTTCTCCTCTTCAGTTTCACTGGACCTATCAAGTCTCACTTCATCTGGCTCCCTGGATCAGTCTGGGGACAGTTCTTCAATCTCTTTAGATCTCTCGAGTGTCACCTCTCTCTCCACAGATTTCTCCAGTCCTGCTTCTTCACTCTCTCTAGACCTCTCCAGTCTCACTTCTTCGTCCTCCACAGATGTTTCCTCCTCAGCTTCCCTGGACTTTTCTTGTACAATCCCTCCATCCTCACCAGGTGTCTCCGAGTACAGCTCCTCCACCTCGTTGGAATCTCTAGACCTCACCGATTTTAACTATTTCATGTTTCAGCGCTCCTCTGGATTATCTTCACCAACTCCTGAGGCTGTTTCCAATCTCACCTCTACACCTTTCTTGGATGTCTCCAATCTCACCTTTCAGGATGCTTCTTCCCTCACTTCCTCAGTTTCTTTGGACATGTCTAACCTCACGTCCTTAGTTCCCCCAGACCTTTCCACTCTCACATTTCTGGATGTTGCTAACTGCACCACCTCAGCTTCTCTCGATCTCTGCATTTAACCCTCCTAACTTATCCCCTGGAAACTCTCTCCATCCTAAACTTCTCTCCTTTATCTGCTCTCTCCTATGTTCTCTCTCTGAAAGTTCTTACCTAAGGGAAGTTTAGGGCTTTACAAATATCTCCTGGCATCTAAACTGGGCATGAAAACAGGTCATACAAATCTATAACGGTGCCTTGTAACAGCTGCACGAACACCAACATTTATTCTGGAATTTTTGTAGCACACAGTTTCTGTCACTGATTGATATCCAGTCTGCCTCAGCATGGTTGGTACCTCTCCCAAAGGTTTAGCTTTTTCAAGTCATGCTGAATTTTTATCTACCAAGACCAACAAATAGTAAATAGAGCTAAATGTGCAAATAAATGCATCCAGGTTGTGTATCTCTGTTTATGGATTTAAATCTGAATTAATGTTACAGAATTGCAGGCAGAGGCATTTCACAAAGAAGTACAGAGAGAGATGgggtgggaaaagaaaattgtgGAGCAAAAAGCAGGTGAGAGATGGGATAGTGAGAGGAACCAGAGAAGCCATGGGGCAGGAATAGAGGGGCACATAGCTGGAAGAAAATGTCCAACTCTGCTGGCATGATTTTTCTCTGCCAAGCCATGTTTGTGGCCTGGGCTGCCCACGAGGCTTAAAATAATCTTATTGCTAATAATTTCACCTATCAAATAATCAGATGTTGCCATTTGCATGTAACATCCCCTTTCTCAATATATGTAAGTACTGCAGTTACTTGTCTTGCATCAAATATGCTGCTTAGGTAGCACAGAAGGGCTTTCCAAAATCTTTGGTGCTGTcctgtatcttttttttatcATTGTTATCACTGGGGCTTCAAAACCAAGCATGTTTCCTTTCAATATCACTGGCACCTTTCTGTGCTAAAAGGGCAGAAACATGTTTGtcataacaaatattttttaatttatttcatttttgcaaaCTGGAAAGCTTTGCTCCAATATGCCACGTGTGTCACAACAGTAGAATATGtttcacacaaaaataaagaagaaaacaaatgcatgAGGTAAGAATTTTCTGCCTCATTTGCACTAgttatttcttcaaaattaagTAGGAACAATTGCAATATGCGGGTTTACGTATTAACCCAAAATTCTATAGGAGCAGAGTTGtttaacagtttaaaaaaaatacagatcaCTGGTGCAGATCTTACTGCTGTATGCTGGAGACAGACTGATCTAGCTGGTGAACAGTTGTTCTTTTTGTTCTGGTGACTCTTTCCTGACATTACTGTGGGGATTGTTAATCGCAACGGTTCTGGACTAAATGAGATCTCtaataaagctgaaaattactctgtgctttaaaaatggtTTGACTTTGGATGGAAGGAagtaaaagaacaaaacaaaagtgcAAGGATTTGTTAAAAACGCAATATTTAATCTCCTCAAGTATTTTGTcttaattatttaaatgaaCACTAGGTTAGGACCAAATTGCTTCCATAGCAAACATGATTTGAGACTTCTAGTAACGTTTTGCTTATTATATGTGGGAAATTGTTTTTACTTTGTGTCTATAGCTTCTAGTTTGTTATGTTTCCTTTTATGGATTTGTTTAGAGCAAATGAGTGAATTTCAGGTGTTTGCATCAAGTCTTACATCCAAAGGAACCCCATGGCACAGCACTGTGTCCGATGTGACGGAACTGTCACAGCTTGACCATACACTGCAAATTGAAGAAaagtctgtttaaaaaaaaacattggCTCCACCTTCTTGTAAAACGCTTTCTTCTTTAGTGTCTTTTCTAGAAAAATCAAGAAGTGATGGTACAAAGGGGTAAGAACAGACTTAGATGCGAAAACCACCCTTTTAACCACTTGGTCGGATTCTGAGATTACAACAAACTATTTAGGAAGGAGTTAATGTGTAACTAACACAACTGCTATATAACTAGCCATGAGCCTCATAGAAAACTTCGCCTTAACATTTATCATGTTCCCGGCAAATTACCGACTCTGAACCACTGAACCAACACACTCACTCCCGTCGTTTTGGACAGCGAGGCAGGCCCCGGCCGGCCACAGGAGGAGGCGGAGCCGGGACCCTCCCACACGGGGAGAGGCCCACACCTTTCCCGAACAGCCGTAGCCGGGACCAGCCGCGATGAGCCCGCGGGCACGGCCCGGCACCGCCACAGCCCCACCCACCGCCCCTCAcggccccggggccgcccgggcCGGGCAGAAGGGGCGGGGCGAGCCCGGCGAGGGTCAGGCGGAAAGGGCGGGAGCCGCGCGCCCGAACGGAGCCCTCTGATTGGTCGTTGCGGGAGGCGCGCGCCCGTGAGCGGCGACGCGCGTGAGCAGCTCCCGCCCGCTGATTGGCCGGCGGGTACGTCCCCTGCGGCGCGCGCTGACCTTGTCGCGCGGAGCCGCAGCCATGGTGGCGTATTGGCGACAGGCCGGGCTCAGGTACCGCTGTCGCGACAGCCCCGCGACAGGGCGGGAGTGAGGGCCTGGCGGGGAGGCGCTGTCAGGGAGTGCCGGGCGGGTGCGGTCACACCGGTGCGGGGGGAAGGAGGGTTTGGGGCCGGGGGAGGCGGCTTTGGGCCCGGGCTCGGGTCTCACCGCCCTCTGTCCCCCGGCCGCAGCTACATCCGGTACTCGCAGATCTGCGCCCAGGCCGTGCGGGCCGCCCTGAAGCCGCAGTACAAAGCGGAGGCGGAGAGGGCGGCGGTGGCCACGGTGAAAACGGTGAAACCCAAAAAGGAGTGAAATGTAAGTGGGTGGGGTGGGTTGGGCGCGGGGTTGGAGCTCTGCAGTGCGGGGGTCGGGTAAGCGATGGTCTGTAACTGCCGAGTCCATTAATCCCCAATATCTGGAAATAATCAGCTCGATTTCCAGGCATGGGAGTGGAGGGGATTGCAGCTGGTGTGCGAGTGTGCGCAGGTGTCTGTGACCTGATTACGTGTGAGATCGGAAACTGCTTAATCTCATTAGTGAAGTGAGATGTACTGTCTGTCAAGCTCTGCCTTGAACCACTTGGGGTTTGGTCAGACTTTTTGTGGGCTTACACAGAACAGTTGGGGCTCTGCCGTGATGCTCATTGCATCAGGTTTTTCTGTGATGTTCACATGCTTCATACTTGCTAAGCCAGCAGACAGCCTCTCTGAATTCCTCCTTCCCCTGATCAGCAAACTCGTTGTCACAAAGGGCTCTTTGCGAGACAGATACTACTTGTACCTTTATTTGTGGCATTGCATACATCACAAGCagctgaaatgttttctgttctgaatAGACCAGCTTCTATTCCTGATCTAagattaaatattattattaccTTTTATTTGAAGAGTACCTTACACATACTCTTGAATCTAACAACTCATATTTTAAATCTCTTGTAGGAGCTGATCTGTGGTGAATAACTGCAATGCTGTAGGCATGCTCAAGACTCTGCGATGTAATGTCATTCATTACGTGAACTGTAGAACTTGCCTCTGTATGTAAATTGGCATCCTAATAAACGTAATTTCTGAATGTGTGGAAAGTGTTGTTCCTCTTGAAACAAAGTTTCTCTTCTGCAGAGACATTCAGGTTTCACTTCTGATAAAAGACTGCTTTTACCACAGTCTGGACATTCAGTGGCaacactgtttatttttaagccaAATCTCTTTTTGAGTTTCATGCTGATATTTCAGGCTCATAAGTGAGTGAGAGATTTAATTGTTTAAAACTTTCCTGCCTACTACATTTTAATgattactttggaaaaaaatcctggctAAA
It includes:
- the LOC125334992 gene encoding putative protein TPRXL, whose amino-acid sequence is MVVQVLGTVTSHLLQELKGQPLTPHTVCQSADSPGDLNRDSVPRGFFSVNRKMQRHSPENYEGQQQREQRSFTSTAQYGLPRQRKEVNPQLSKCHLFNLPGPTWSHFLASLDPSRVKTLDSLELFKIPFSDSLDLSSLSSSSSVEFSSLTSSSSLDLSSLTSSASSDFSSTSSSISLELSSLTSSESWERSSFSSSVSLDLSSLTSSGSLDQSGDSSSISLDLSSVTSLSTDFSSPASSLSLDLSSLTSSSSTDVSSSASLDFSCTIPPSSPGVSEYSSSTSLESLDLTDFNYFMFQRSSGLSSPTPEAVSNLTSTPFLDVSNLTFQDASSLTSSVSLDMSNLTSLVPPDLSTLTFLDVANCTTSASLDLCI
- the ATP5F1E gene encoding ATP synthase subunit epsilon, mitochondrial; the encoded protein is MVAYWRQAGLSYIRYSQICAQAVRAALKPQYKAEAERAAVATVKTVKPKKE